A single Micromonospora luteifusca DNA region contains:
- a CDS encoding sensor histidine kinase, translating to MTFRAVLAPLVAGTTWRRGVFLLLGGVLALPYGLLAVTFAQLLGDSEIPRSLAYALLVIAGLIAVVPLLLDGSRALEIAAVRGLLGVDLPEPALGHRGDRETRLRSALWIATHLIVGALVMIALFSALPMALAFIGQQFGIGAELTSREQFGPLDGQDSGWLTLTGVALLVGLGYAVAGLGALAVSMAPVLLGPAQAERIATLEAQATRLAERNRLARELHDSVGHALTVATLQAGAAREVLDTDPEFVRRALTAIEETGRTAMDELDHVLGLLRETGSPRPAVAPQRTLADLDRLVTDARAAGLTVHAQRAGDPARVPAVVSREGYRIVQEGLTNAARYGHGPVTLRLELHPDAMELELVNVVGRPDRADLGRGGRGLDGMRERVLLLGGRLTVGPDGDRWLIRARLPYEETT from the coding sequence GTGACCTTCCGAGCGGTGCTGGCCCCGCTGGTTGCCGGCACGACGTGGCGGCGCGGCGTGTTCCTGCTGCTGGGCGGAGTGCTGGCGCTGCCGTACGGGTTGCTCGCGGTGACCTTCGCCCAACTGCTCGGCGACTCGGAGATCCCCCGCTCACTGGCGTACGCGCTGCTGGTGATCGCGGGGCTGATCGCCGTGGTGCCGCTGCTGCTGGACGGCAGCCGGGCCCTGGAGATCGCCGCCGTGCGGGGGTTGCTCGGCGTCGACCTGCCCGAGCCGGCACTCGGGCATCGCGGTGACCGGGAAACCCGGCTGCGCAGCGCACTGTGGATCGCCACGCACCTCATCGTCGGCGCCCTGGTGATGATCGCGCTGTTCAGCGCCCTGCCGATGGCGCTGGCCTTCATCGGCCAGCAGTTCGGCATCGGCGCCGAGCTGACCAGCCGGGAGCAGTTCGGGCCGCTCGACGGGCAAGACAGCGGCTGGCTGACCCTGACCGGGGTGGCTCTGCTGGTCGGCCTCGGCTACGCCGTCGCGGGGCTCGGCGCGCTCGCCGTTTCCATGGCGCCGGTGCTGCTCGGCCCGGCTCAGGCGGAGCGGATCGCCACGCTGGAGGCGCAGGCCACCCGACTCGCCGAACGCAACCGACTGGCCCGGGAGCTGCACGACTCGGTCGGCCACGCGCTGACCGTGGCCACCCTTCAGGCCGGGGCCGCCCGCGAGGTCCTCGACACCGACCCGGAGTTCGTCCGACGGGCGCTCACCGCCATCGAGGAGACCGGACGGACCGCAATGGACGAGCTGGACCACGTGCTCGGGCTGCTCCGGGAGACCGGCAGCCCCCGGCCAGCCGTGGCGCCGCAGCGTACCCTCGCCGACCTGGACCGGCTCGTCACCGACGCCCGCGCGGCCGGGCTGACGGTGCACGCGCAACGCGCCGGCGACCCGGCGCGGGTGCCCGCCGTGGTCTCCCGGGAGGGCTACCGGATCGTCCAGGAAGGCCTGACGAACGCCGCCCGGTACGGCCACGGACCGGTCACGCTGCGCCTGGAGCTGCATCCCGACGCGATGGAGCTGGAGCTGGTCAACGTGGTGGGTCGTCCGGATCGCGCCGACCTCGGCCGGGGCGGTCGGGGCCTGGACGGCATGCGGGAGCGGGTTCTGCTGCTCGGCGGCCGACTCACCGTGGGGCCGGACGGCGACCGATGGCTGATCCGGGCCCGCCTGCCGTACGAGGAGACGACATGA
- a CDS encoding FAD-binding oxidoreductase translates to MRAERVDHPIDHDQAVDTLRRSYAAVPTGEPVRLAKRTSNLFRPRSAPRTPGLDVSGLNGVLSVDPTGRTADVQGMCTYEDLVDATLPHGLMPLVVPQLRTITLGGAVTGLGIESTSFRNGLPHESVREMDILTGSGEIVTARPDGDHADLFAAFPNSLGSLGYATRLRIELQPVGRYVALRNVRFTRLEALTDAIAEVTATRSWAGEPVDAMDGVMFSPGEAYLVFATFTDAADPPSDYTGQGIYYRSLRRRTRDVLTAYDYLWRWDTDWFWCSAAFGAQHPVVRRLWPARYRRSDFYHRLVRLEHRHQVAARIDRLRGQPARERVVQDVEIPLDQTADFLRWFAGAVGMNPVWLCPLRLREPAGAGSARSWPLYPLRPGQDYVNIGFWGSVPIAPGAADGDVNRTIERRVSESGGHKSLYSDAYYDRDAFDRLYGGDTWRAVKDRYDPDHRLTGLYEKAVARA, encoded by the coding sequence ATGCGCGCTGAGCGTGTGGATCACCCCATTGACCATGATCAAGCGGTGGACACGCTGCGACGGTCGTACGCCGCGGTGCCCACGGGCGAGCCTGTCCGGCTGGCCAAACGCACTTCCAACCTGTTCCGCCCCCGGTCCGCTCCCCGGACTCCGGGGCTCGACGTGAGTGGCCTGAACGGCGTGCTCTCGGTCGACCCGACCGGGCGCACCGCCGACGTGCAGGGCATGTGCACCTACGAGGACCTGGTCGACGCGACGCTGCCGCACGGGCTGATGCCGCTGGTGGTGCCGCAGCTACGCACCATCACCCTGGGTGGCGCGGTCACCGGCCTCGGGATCGAGTCGACCTCGTTCCGCAACGGCCTGCCCCACGAGTCGGTGCGGGAGATGGACATCCTCACCGGCTCGGGCGAGATCGTCACCGCCCGCCCCGACGGCGACCACGCCGACCTGTTCGCCGCGTTCCCCAACTCGCTGGGCAGCCTCGGTTACGCCACCCGGTTACGCATCGAGCTGCAACCGGTCGGCCGGTACGTGGCGCTGCGCAACGTCCGGTTCACCCGACTGGAGGCGCTCACCGACGCGATCGCCGAGGTCACCGCCACCCGGTCCTGGGCCGGCGAGCCGGTCGACGCGATGGACGGGGTGATGTTCAGCCCCGGCGAGGCGTACCTGGTGTTCGCCACGTTCACCGACGCCGCCGACCCGCCCAGCGACTACACCGGTCAGGGGATCTACTACCGGTCGCTGCGCCGGCGCACCCGGGACGTGCTCACCGCGTACGACTATCTCTGGCGCTGGGACACCGACTGGTTCTGGTGCTCGGCGGCGTTCGGCGCGCAGCACCCGGTCGTGCGCAGGCTCTGGCCGGCGCGTTACCGGCGCAGCGACTTCTACCACCGCCTGGTTCGGCTGGAGCATCGGCACCAGGTCGCGGCCCGGATCGACCGGCTGCGTGGGCAGCCGGCCCGGGAGCGGGTCGTGCAGGACGTCGAGATCCCGCTGGACCAGACGGCCGACTTCCTGCGCTGGTTCGCCGGCGCGGTGGGGATGAACCCGGTGTGGCTGTGTCCGTTGCGCCTGCGTGAGCCGGCGGGTGCCGGTTCGGCGCGCTCTTGGCCGCTGTATCCACTCCGGCCGGGGCAGGACTACGTCAACATTGGGTTCTGGGGGAGCGTGCCGATCGCGCCGGGCGCCGCCGACGGCGACGTCAACCGCACGATCGAACGCAGGGTGTCGGAGTCGGGCGGGCACAAGTCGCTCTACTCCGACGCGTACTACGACCGGGACGCCTTCGATCGCCTGTACGGCGGCGACACGTGGCGGGCGGTGAAAGACCGCTACGACCCGGACCACCGGCTGACGGGACTGTACGAAAAGGCGGTAGCACGAGCATGA
- a CDS encoding response regulator transcription factor, with protein MTTGVLIVDDDELIRIGLRAIIDAQPDLRVLAEAADGAEVPPLVARHRPDVVLMDVRMPGIDGIQATRHLLATSATPPRVLVVTTFANDEYVYEALRAGASGFLLKRARPAEVVEAVRVVAAGESLLFPAAIRQLVGAYGPAGGDRLCAARLTEREAEVLRLMTTGRSNPEIAAHLVVGVETVKTHVGNVLAKLGVRDRTQAVIAAYESGFVTPSG; from the coding sequence ATGACCACGGGCGTGCTGATCGTCGACGACGACGAGCTGATCCGGATCGGGCTGCGCGCCATCATCGACGCCCAACCCGACCTGCGGGTGCTCGCCGAGGCCGCCGACGGCGCCGAGGTGCCGCCGCTGGTCGCCCGGCATCGGCCGGACGTGGTGCTGATGGACGTGCGAATGCCCGGCATCGACGGCATTCAGGCCACCCGGCACCTGCTGGCCACCTCCGCGACCCCACCCCGGGTGCTGGTGGTCACCACGTTCGCCAACGACGAGTACGTCTACGAAGCGCTCCGCGCCGGAGCCTCCGGTTTCCTGCTCAAACGGGCCCGGCCCGCCGAGGTGGTGGAGGCCGTCCGAGTGGTCGCGGCGGGGGAGTCGCTGCTCTTCCCGGCCGCGATCCGCCAACTCGTCGGGGCGTACGGGCCGGCCGGGGGTGACCGGCTCTGCGCGGCCCGGCTCACCGAACGGGAGGCCGAGGTCCTGCGGTTGATGACCACCGGGCGGTCCAACCCGGAGATCGCCGCCCACCTGGTGGTCGGGGTGGAGACCGTCAAGACGCACGTCGGCAACGTGCTGGCCAAGCTGGGCGTCCGCGACCGTACCCAGGCGGTCATCGCCGCCTACGAGTCCGGGTTCGTCACCCCGTCTGGCTGA
- a CDS encoding VWA domain-containing protein, which translates to MAGNRFRYGQWRGGPDPLAPPYDVREAVDAVGAEVLAGGSLREALRDLLRRGPQGRGGLDDLAARARRLRREALRRGDLDGAVTRAQALLDQALAAERDELRGRDGDDARFAESVLDSLPRSTARAVEELSGYQWASADARRSYQQILDQLRDDVLGQRFAGLRDAVRASADPAAQQRLAEMMSDLNELLARHGRAEDTTDAFAEFMRRHGDFFPERPETVDELIDVLARRSAAGERLMNSLSERQRAELAGLMQQSLGDRLAGELSALDANLRALRPDLRWGRGERVRGEQPLDYADAAGALGEIGELDDLLDQLDQEHPGATLDDVDVDAVARTLGRDAADDVRRLRDLERELRRQGWVSRDAEGLTLSPKALRRLGGTALRRVFAELTAGPRGQHDLRSAGAAGEVSGASRPWEYGDEQPLDVVRTLTRAVSRAGPTVPVQLAVDDFEVVETEKRASAAVVLCVDLSYSMISQGRWGPMKQTALALAHLMETRFPQDALQIVGFGREAMTLTQQELAATEPDLEQGTNLQHALRLAGRHLRRHPDAEPIVLVVTDGEPTAHLDPDDGEALFHWPPLPETIEATVREVDRLSRYGATINLFMLGDDPGLRRFVDAVARRSRGRMFTPDTDDLGEYVVSDYLRSRQSRR; encoded by the coding sequence GTGGCCGGCAACAGGTTCCGGTACGGGCAGTGGCGTGGCGGGCCCGACCCGCTGGCACCCCCGTACGACGTGCGCGAGGCGGTGGACGCGGTCGGCGCCGAGGTGCTGGCCGGCGGCAGCCTGCGGGAGGCACTACGCGACCTGCTGCGCCGTGGGCCGCAGGGGCGGGGTGGGTTGGACGACCTGGCCGCCCGGGCTCGGCGGCTGCGCCGGGAGGCGCTTCGTCGCGGTGACCTGGACGGCGCGGTGACCAGGGCCCAGGCCCTGCTCGACCAGGCTCTCGCCGCCGAGCGGGACGAGCTGCGGGGCCGCGATGGCGACGACGCGCGGTTCGCCGAGTCGGTGCTGGACAGCCTGCCCCGCTCGACCGCGCGGGCGGTGGAGGAGCTGTCCGGCTACCAGTGGGCCAGCGCGGACGCCCGCCGGTCGTACCAGCAGATCCTCGACCAACTCCGCGACGACGTGCTCGGTCAGCGGTTCGCCGGGCTGCGCGATGCGGTGCGTGCGTCCGCCGACCCGGCCGCTCAGCAGCGGCTGGCCGAGATGATGAGCGACCTGAACGAGCTGCTGGCCCGGCACGGCCGTGCCGAGGACACCACCGACGCGTTCGCCGAATTCATGCGCCGGCACGGCGATTTCTTCCCGGAGCGGCCGGAGACCGTCGACGAGCTGATCGACGTGCTGGCCCGCCGGTCGGCGGCCGGGGAGCGGCTGATGAACTCGCTCTCCGAGCGGCAGCGCGCCGAGCTGGCCGGTCTGATGCAGCAGTCGCTTGGCGACCGCCTCGCGGGGGAGCTGTCCGCTCTCGACGCCAACCTGCGGGCACTCCGCCCGGATCTGCGCTGGGGGCGCGGCGAGCGGGTCCGGGGCGAGCAGCCGCTGGACTACGCCGATGCGGCCGGTGCCCTGGGTGAGATCGGCGAGCTGGACGACCTGCTGGACCAGCTCGACCAGGAACACCCGGGGGCCACGCTGGACGACGTGGACGTCGACGCGGTGGCCCGCACGCTGGGCCGGGACGCGGCCGATGACGTTCGCCGGCTGCGTGATCTGGAGCGGGAGCTACGCCGGCAGGGTTGGGTCAGTCGGGACGCGGAAGGGCTCACGCTGAGCCCGAAGGCGTTGCGCCGCCTCGGCGGGACCGCGCTGCGACGGGTCTTCGCCGAGCTGACCGCCGGCCCGCGCGGCCAGCACGACCTGCGCTCGGCGGGCGCCGCAGGCGAGGTCAGCGGTGCGTCCAGACCCTGGGAGTACGGCGACGAGCAGCCGTTGGACGTGGTCCGAACGTTGACCAGGGCGGTCAGCCGTGCCGGGCCGACGGTCCCGGTGCAGCTCGCGGTGGACGACTTCGAGGTGGTGGAGACCGAGAAGCGGGCCTCGGCCGCGGTGGTGCTCTGCGTCGACCTGTCGTACTCGATGATCTCCCAGGGTCGTTGGGGGCCGATGAAGCAGACCGCCCTGGCGCTGGCGCACCTGATGGAGACGCGTTTCCCGCAGGACGCCCTGCAGATCGTGGGCTTCGGCCGGGAGGCGATGACGCTCACCCAGCAGGAGCTGGCGGCCACGGAACCGGACCTGGAACAGGGCACCAACCTGCAGCACGCGCTGCGGTTGGCGGGTCGACACCTGCGCCGGCACCCGGACGCCGAACCGATCGTGTTGGTGGTCACCGACGGGGAGCCGACCGCCCACCTGGACCCGGACGACGGGGAGGCGCTGTTTCACTGGCCGCCGCTGCCGGAGACGATCGAGGCGACGGTTCGTGAGGTGGACCGGCTGAGCCGATACGGGGCCACGATCAACCTGTTCATGCTCGGCGACGACCCGGGCCTGCGGCGCTTCGTCGACGCCGTGGCGCGCCGCAGCCGAGGCCGCATGTTCACACCCGACACCGACGACCTCGGCGAGTACGTGGTCAGCGACTACCTCCGCTCCCGTCAATCCCGCCGCTAA
- a CDS encoding DUF427 domain-containing protein — MPKAVWKDLVIADSNDTVLVEGNHYFPRSALRDDLIQESTTHTVCPWKGTASYYTLTHEGSTSEDAVWYYPEPKPDAEMVRDRVAFWKDVRVVD; from the coding sequence ATGCCGAAAGCCGTCTGGAAAGACCTGGTCATCGCCGACAGCAACGACACCGTGCTGGTGGAGGGCAACCACTACTTCCCCCGGTCGGCGCTGCGCGACGACCTGATCCAGGAGTCCACAACCCACACCGTCTGCCCGTGGAAGGGCACCGCCTCGTACTACACCCTCACGCACGAGGGCAGCACCAGCGAGGACGCCGTCTGGTACTACCCGGAGCCCAAGCCGGACGCCGAGATGGTGCGCGACCGGGTGGCGTTCTGGAAGGACGTCCGGGTCGTCGACTGA
- a CDS encoding aminoacyl-tRNA deacylase — translation MPSPAIIALDAAQLPYRLVSHGAVDSLAEAAATRGVAVPDVVKTIVVRRGAEDHLFVLTPGDRVISWPKLRTLLGVHRLSMPDAAGALAATGYERGTITPFGASTAWPVIADERLRGREITLGAGERGLAIAVDADAAIAALDATVADVTDPQPTR, via the coding sequence ATGCCATCGCCCGCGATCATCGCCCTGGACGCCGCCCAGTTGCCGTATCGCCTGGTCAGCCATGGTGCGGTCGACAGCCTCGCGGAGGCCGCCGCGACCCGGGGCGTGGCCGTCCCCGACGTGGTCAAGACGATCGTGGTCCGCCGGGGTGCGGAAGATCACCTGTTCGTGCTCACCCCCGGCGACCGGGTCATCTCCTGGCCCAAGCTGCGCACCCTGCTCGGCGTGCACCGACTCTCCATGCCGGACGCAGCGGGTGCCCTGGCCGCCACCGGCTACGAACGCGGCACCATCACCCCGTTCGGCGCGAGCACGGCCTGGCCGGTGATCGCCGACGAGCGACTGCGCGGCCGGGAGATCACCCTGGGTGCCGGCGAACGCGGCCTCGCCATCGCGGTCGACGCCGACGCCGCGATCGCCGCCCTCGACGCCACCGTGGCCGACGTCACCGACCCGCAGCCCACCCGCTGA
- a CDS encoding sigma 54-interacting transcriptional regulator, whose amino-acid sequence MVRVTAPTPVIPVPPADLPSTLGALRAAGHQYRTVKQELRDNLLARMRSGSARFPGIVGYDDSVLPEVERALLAGHDMVLLGERGQGKTRLIRSLGALLDEWTPVIPGSVLNEHPMHPLTPASRAQVAEAGDDQPVGWLHRSMRYGEKLATPDTSVGDLIGDVDPIRIAQGRTLGDPETIHFGLVPRTNRGIFAVNELPDLAERIQVALLNVLEERDIQVRGYQLRLPLDLLLVASANPEDYTNRGRIITPLKDRFGAEIRTHYPVDLELELALIRQEADLVAEVPEHVLEVLARFARAVRESPSVDPRSGVSARFAIAAAETVAGAALRRSGLLAASGTPEGRPEAAVARVGDAVSVTSTLRGKVEFESGEEGREIEVLAHLLRTATAETFRARLAGLDLSGFTALVEEGAAIETGELVGAAELLRQVGTVPGLAKVLDRLGLGDAPTPEEAAAAVEFVLEGLHLTRRLGKDVTDSGRTVYGGRG is encoded by the coding sequence CTGGTTCGGGTGACTGCGCCTACCCCGGTAATCCCGGTTCCACCGGCCGACCTGCCCAGCACGCTCGGCGCGCTTCGGGCGGCCGGTCACCAGTACCGCACCGTCAAGCAGGAACTCCGCGACAACCTCCTGGCCCGGATGCGCTCCGGTTCGGCCCGTTTCCCCGGCATCGTCGGCTACGACGACAGCGTGTTGCCCGAGGTCGAGCGGGCACTGCTCGCCGGGCACGACATGGTGCTGCTCGGTGAGCGCGGCCAGGGCAAGACCCGGCTCATCCGCTCGCTCGGCGCACTGCTCGACGAGTGGACCCCGGTCATCCCCGGCTCGGTGCTCAACGAGCACCCCATGCACCCGCTCACCCCCGCGTCCCGCGCCCAGGTCGCCGAGGCCGGCGATGACCAGCCGGTCGGCTGGCTGCACCGCTCGATGCGCTACGGCGAGAAGTTGGCGACCCCGGACACCAGCGTCGGCGATCTGATCGGTGACGTCGACCCGATCCGGATCGCCCAGGGCCGCACCCTCGGCGACCCGGAAACCATCCACTTCGGGTTGGTGCCTCGGACCAACCGGGGCATCTTCGCCGTGAACGAGCTGCCCGACCTGGCCGAGCGGATCCAGGTGGCCCTGCTCAACGTGCTGGAGGAACGGGACATCCAGGTCCGCGGCTACCAGCTGCGGCTTCCGCTGGACCTGCTCCTGGTGGCCAGCGCCAACCCGGAGGACTACACCAACCGGGGCCGGATCATCACCCCACTCAAGGACCGGTTCGGCGCGGAGATCCGTACCCACTACCCGGTCGACCTGGAGTTGGAGCTGGCGCTGATCCGGCAGGAGGCCGATCTGGTCGCCGAGGTGCCGGAGCACGTGCTGGAGGTTCTGGCCCGGTTCGCCCGCGCGGTGCGGGAGTCGCCGTCGGTGGATCCGCGCTCCGGCGTCTCCGCCCGGTTCGCCATCGCCGCCGCGGAGACGGTCGCTGGCGCCGCGCTGCGCCGCTCCGGCCTGCTCGCCGCTTCCGGGACCCCGGAGGGACGCCCCGAGGCCGCGGTGGCGCGGGTCGGGGACGCCGTGTCGGTGACCAGCACCCTGCGCGGCAAGGTGGAGTTCGAGAGCGGCGAGGAGGGACGGGAGATCGAGGTCCTTGCCCACCTGCTGCGCACCGCGACCGCCGAGACGTTCCGGGCACGCCTGGCCGGGCTGGACCTGTCCGGGTTCACCGCCCTCGTCGAGGAGGGCGCGGCGATCGAGACCGGCGAGCTGGTCGGCGCCGCCGAGTTGCTGCGCCAGGTGGGCACCGTGCCCGGATTGGCGAAGGTCCTCGATCGGCTCGGTCTGGGTGACGCGCCCACCCCGGAGGAGGCAGCGGCCGCCGTCGAGTTCGTGCTGGAGGGGTTGCACCTGACCCGAAGGCTCGGCAAGGACGTCACCGACTCGGGGCGCACCGTCTACGGCGGTCGGGGCTGA
- a CDS encoding ArsR/SmtB family transcription factor: protein MRDVLYLEQIEQAEVLLKPHRVEVLRQLAEPRTCTEVAARLDQTPQRVYYHVKQLVAAGLVELVNERKVRGITEGIYQAAARSYWLSPRLVGRIGLRRARDELSLGYLLDLMEEVQADVAALDRTAPELPSVGVSGEIRVPAELRPQFLHDLQTALQDLFTRYGGSEGDAFKLAVACYPKGKDHE from the coding sequence ATGAGAGACGTCCTGTACCTGGAGCAGATCGAGCAGGCCGAAGTCCTGCTCAAGCCGCATCGCGTCGAGGTGCTGCGGCAACTGGCCGAGCCGCGCACCTGCACCGAGGTCGCGGCCCGACTCGACCAGACGCCACAGCGCGTCTATTACCACGTCAAGCAGCTCGTCGCGGCCGGCCTCGTCGAGCTGGTCAACGAGCGCAAGGTCCGCGGCATCACCGAGGGCATCTACCAGGCGGCCGCCCGGTCGTACTGGCTGTCCCCCCGGCTCGTCGGCCGGATCGGGCTGCGCCGGGCCCGTGACGAGCTGAGCCTGGGCTACCTGCTCGACCTGATGGAAGAGGTCCAGGCCGACGTCGCCGCCCTGGACCGGACTGCACCCGAGCTGCCCTCCGTCGGGGTCTCCGGCGAGATCCGGGTGCCGGCAGAGCTTCGACCGCAGTTTCTGCACGACCTGCAAACCGCACTTCAGGACCTGTTCACCCGTTATGGCGGCAGTGAAGGAGATGCCTTCAAGCTTGCCGTCGCCTGCTATCCGAAAGGGAAAGACCATGAGTGA
- a CDS encoding RICIN domain-containing protein, with translation MSPPEERPDPAGTVYGGRPARRPGPLADPLLRVAVAVGVVGVLLGVVFATGLLDGDDEPAVPASVGTPSTAAQPSDPAGETSPTTPAEPSPTPSASTPAAPPTGPRVLRAASGLCLGLDGDGEKAEAELAVCNGAPEQQWVVNPAGAGVLSLTNAAYGQCLDVEGGSKDDGTRLMQFPCHGEANQQWRLSPTGSGPLLLVAVHSGKCVQADDEGVEAGDDIRQRPCDGRTAQQWTLG, from the coding sequence ATGTCCCCGCCCGAGGAACGCCCCGACCCCGCCGGCACCGTCTACGGCGGCCGGCCGGCACGCCGCCCTGGGCCGCTGGCCGATCCGCTGCTGCGGGTCGCGGTGGCGGTCGGGGTCGTCGGCGTACTCCTGGGGGTCGTCTTCGCCACCGGTCTGCTCGACGGTGACGACGAGCCGGCCGTGCCGGCGTCGGTCGGTACGCCGTCCACCGCGGCTCAGCCCAGCGATCCGGCCGGCGAGACGAGCCCGACCACACCGGCCGAGCCGTCCCCGACCCCGTCGGCCAGCACGCCGGCCGCCCCGCCCACCGGGCCCCGGGTGCTGCGCGCCGCCTCAGGCCTCTGTCTGGGGCTCGACGGCGACGGAGAGAAGGCCGAGGCCGAGTTGGCGGTGTGCAACGGCGCCCCGGAGCAGCAGTGGGTGGTCAACCCGGCCGGCGCGGGCGTGCTGTCGTTGACCAACGCCGCGTACGGGCAGTGCCTCGACGTCGAGGGTGGCAGTAAAGACGACGGCACGCGGCTGATGCAGTTTCCCTGCCACGGCGAGGCCAACCAGCAGTGGCGGCTGAGCCCCACCGGTAGCGGCCCACTACTGCTGGTAGCGGTGCACAGCGGCAAGTGCGTCCAAGCCGACGACGAGGGCGTCGAGGCCGGCGACGACATCCGACAGCGCCCCTGCGACGGCCGGACAGCCCAGCAGTGGACCCTGGGCTGA
- a CDS encoding class I SAM-dependent methyltransferase — MSLTDRDQGAASVPATPPAGGRPTGPTVADVVRAVTAGPLPVRITGYDGSAVGPSDAGITLAIRSERGLSYLLTAPGDLGMARAYVSGDLALQGVHPGDPYEALRVLKDELRLRPPSLTEGLALVRGLGWERLMPPPAPPQEAQPRWKRVMNGLRHSRVRDSTAISHHYDVSNAFYEKVLGPSMTYTCAVFRSPDDTLEQAQAAKYDLVAGKLALKKGMRLLDVGCGWGGMVRHAAREYGVKALGVTLSKAQAEWAQAAIEREGLTGLAEVRHMDYRDAPAEQFDAISSIGLTEHIGVRNYPTYFGALRHRLRAGGRLLNHCITRADNRAPHRSGAFIDRYVFPDGELAGPGRLISEIHDAGLEVHHEENLRQHYALTLAAWCRNLVEHWDFCVSEVGAGTARVWGLYMAGSRMAFERNGIQLHQVLATHNGPDGVNGYPLRPDWLP; from the coding sequence ATGAGCCTGACCGACAGAGATCAGGGGGCGGCGAGCGTCCCCGCCACCCCTCCGGCGGGGGGTCGGCCCACGGGTCCGACCGTGGCGGACGTCGTCCGCGCGGTCACCGCGGGGCCGTTGCCGGTGCGGATCACCGGGTACGACGGCAGCGCCGTTGGCCCGTCCGACGCCGGCATCACCCTCGCGATCCGTTCCGAGCGGGGGCTGTCGTACCTGCTCACCGCCCCCGGCGACCTGGGCATGGCCCGGGCCTACGTCAGTGGCGACCTGGCGTTGCAGGGGGTGCACCCGGGCGACCCGTATGAGGCGTTGCGAGTGCTCAAGGACGAGTTGCGGTTGCGTCCACCGTCGTTGACCGAGGGGCTGGCGCTGGTCCGCGGGCTGGGCTGGGAGCGGCTGATGCCGCCGCCGGCACCTCCGCAGGAGGCGCAGCCGCGGTGGAAGCGGGTGATGAACGGGCTGCGGCACTCGAGGGTCCGCGACAGCACGGCGATCTCGCACCACTACGACGTCTCGAATGCCTTCTACGAGAAGGTGCTCGGCCCGTCGATGACGTACACCTGCGCGGTTTTCCGGTCTCCGGACGACACGTTGGAGCAGGCCCAGGCCGCGAAGTACGACCTGGTCGCCGGCAAGTTGGCGCTCAAGAAGGGGATGCGGCTGCTGGATGTGGGCTGCGGCTGGGGTGGCATGGTCCGGCACGCGGCCCGCGAGTACGGCGTGAAGGCCCTCGGGGTGACCCTGTCGAAGGCGCAGGCCGAGTGGGCGCAGGCGGCGATCGAGCGGGAGGGGCTGACCGGGCTCGCCGAGGTGCGGCACATGGACTACCGGGACGCGCCGGCGGAGCAGTTCGACGCCATCTCCTCGATCGGCTTGACCGAGCACATCGGGGTGCGCAACTACCCGACCTATTTCGGGGCGCTGCGGCACCGGCTGCGCGCGGGGGGTCGGCTGCTCAACCACTGCATCACCCGCGCGGACAATCGGGCGCCGCACCGCTCCGGCGCGTTCATCGACCGGTACGTCTTCCCGGACGGGGAGTTGGCCGGCCCGGGCCGGCTGATCAGCGAGATCCACGATGCCGGGCTGGAGGTGCATCACGAGGAGAACCTGCGCCAGCACTACGCGCTGACGCTGGCCGCCTGGTGTCGCAACCTGGTCGAGCACTGGGACTTCTGCGTGTCCGAGGTGGGCGCGGGCACCGCCCGGGTGTGGGGGTTGTACATGGCCGGGTCGCGGATGGCGTTCGAGCGCAACGGCATCCAGCTGCACCAGGTGCTGGCCACGCACAACGGCCCGGACGGTGTGAACGGCTACCCGCTGCGACCGGACTGGTTGCCCTGA